From Cyanobacteria bacterium QS_8_64_29:
CGCGTCGAACGGGCAGCCACGGTCATTGGCGCCGCCCTAATCAACCGCGAGCGCTGCGTGTCCTACCTGCGGCAAGCGCAACCCCAAACCGTCTGGCTGGTGGGCTCTGGCTGGCAGGGCAGCTACTCGCTCGAGGACACGCTCTGCGCCGGCGCGATCGCGGATGCGCTGCTGGGAGACGGCCCGGAGGCCCGCGATGGCATTGGCAACGACGAAACCGTCGGCGCGATCGCGCTCTACCGGCAGTGGCAGAACGCGCTGCTGGAGATGTTCCGCTACTCCAGCCATGGGCAGCGCCTGCTCGGGCTGGGCGGCGACGACGACTTGGCCTACTGCGCCCGCCTGGACGCGCTGGCGGTACTCCCCATCCAGCAAGCGCCAGGGGTGTTGGTGGCCCAGTCTTCCTAGGCCCAATCGAGCCCATCGGGGCCGAAGGATGGCCCAACAGCAGCGCCTTCCAGCGCCAGCAGCCATTGCTTGCGCCACACTCCGCCGCTGTAACCGGTTAGCCGGCCATCGGCCCCAATGGCTCGGTGGCAGGGAATCAGGATGGGAAGGCAATTGTCGCGATTGGCTCGGGCCACGGCGCGCGTTGCCTTGGGAC
This genomic window contains:
- a CDS encoding 2-phosphosulfolactate phosphatase family protein, coding for MKLFVYHTPEQTPADALPDCAVVIDVLRATTTLATALHAGAQAVRVFSDIDSLMQASEAYPSASCVRAGERGGAKVEGCDLGNSPLDATPEHVGDKQLLLSTTNGTRAFQRVERAATVIGAALINRERCVSYLRQAQPQTVWLVGSGWQGSYSLEDTLCAGAIADALLGDGPEARDGIGNDETVGAIALYRQWQNALLEMFRYSSHGQRLLGLGGDDDLAYCARLDALAVLPIQQAPGVLVAQSS